In Nostoc sp. CENA543, a single genomic region encodes these proteins:
- a CDS encoding DNA adenine methylase, with protein MVSEISKQTCPRPFLKWAGGKSRLIQQYIPYLPKNYQNYYEPFLGGGALFFYLRPRRAFLTDINGDLINVYCCVRDHVEELIFLLKEHKLRHSKDYYYSVRANSSGSALEKAARFIYLNKTCYNGLYRVNSQGKFNVPLGRYANPNICPEDLLRAASAVLHTSEIQQSDFADVLNYATGCDDFVFCDPPYHPISSTSYFTSYHQTVFDEKKQEKLRDVCAELASIGVKVAVCNSDSDFIIDLYQEIDFKIHKIVAARSINSNTQKRGLINELLITSY; from the coding sequence ATGGTTAGTGAAATCTCCAAGCAAACTTGCCCGCGCCCTTTTTTAAAGTGGGCTGGGGGTAAAAGTAGATTAATACAACAATATATTCCCTATTTACCCAAGAATTATCAAAATTATTATGAGCCATTTTTGGGGGGTGGGGCTTTATTTTTTTATTTGCGACCTCGACGAGCGTTTTTAACTGATATTAATGGTGACTTGATTAATGTATATTGCTGTGTCCGAGATCATGTGGAAGAATTAATTTTTCTTTTGAAAGAACATAAACTCAGACATAGCAAAGATTATTATTACAGTGTTAGGGCTAACTCTAGTGGTAGTGCTTTAGAAAAAGCCGCTAGATTTATTTATCTGAATAAAACTTGTTATAACGGCTTATATCGCGTCAATTCCCAAGGTAAATTTAATGTACCTTTAGGCAGATATGCCAATCCTAATATTTGCCCAGAAGATTTACTCAGAGCAGCATCTGCTGTTTTGCATACATCAGAAATTCAACAGTCTGACTTTGCCGATGTATTAAATTATGCTACAGGTTGTGATGATTTTGTATTTTGTGATCCGCCTTATCATCCTATCAGTAGCACAAGTTATTTCACCAGTTACCATCAAACTGTTTTTGATGAGAAAAAGCAAGAGAAATTAAGAGATGTCTGTGCAGAATTGGCAAGTATTGGGGTGAAAGTTGCTGTTTGTAATTCGGATTCTGATTTTATTATTGATTTATATCAAGAGATTGATTTTAAAATCCATAAAATAGTAGCTGCCCGTTCTATTAACTCTAATACCCAAAAAAGAGGGCTGATTAATGAATTGTTAATCACATCTTATTAG
- a CDS encoding DUF751 family protein — MFDGFWDNVFRYPRYLITIVLGLLLNTFEPLFPLLKRPVTLVAVLGLLIGGLAFLTFTLRAMLGLSTI, encoded by the coding sequence ATGTTTGACGGATTTTGGGATAACGTTTTTCGCTACCCCCGCTACTTGATTACTATAGTTCTAGGTTTGCTGCTGAACACCTTTGAACCATTGTTCCCACTCTTAAAGCGTCCAGTCACCCTAGTGGCTGTTTTGGGCTTATTGATAGGCGGTTTGGCATTCCTGACTTTCACATTACGGGCGATGTTGGGACTGAGTACCATCTAG
- the rbfA gene encoding 30S ribosome-binding factor RbfA — protein MLLNGIKDDRVGTGMVSVTDVDVSGDLQHAKIYVSIYGTEEAKAETMAGLKSATGFVRSELGARVRLRRTPEVVFIEDRSIERGTKVLSLLNQLQYQRSQETSDDDDEQISE, from the coding sequence ATGCTACTTAATGGTATTAAAGATGACCGTGTGGGTACAGGAATGGTCAGTGTGACTGATGTTGATGTTTCTGGTGATCTCCAGCACGCTAAAATCTACGTCAGTATCTACGGTACAGAGGAAGCCAAAGCCGAAACAATGGCCGGACTCAAATCAGCCACCGGTTTTGTGCGGAGTGAACTTGGCGCACGAGTTAGGCTGCGTCGGACACCTGAAGTAGTGTTTATTGAAGACCGTTCCATTGAACGAGGAACAAAGGTGCTATCACTATTAAACCAGCTTCAGTACCAGCGATCGCAAGAAACATCCGACGATGATGATGAGCAAATTTCTGAATAA